A single Sylvia atricapilla isolate bSylAtr1 chromosome 11, bSylAtr1.pri, whole genome shotgun sequence DNA region contains:
- the TMEM43 gene encoding transmembrane protein 43: MSRNFSDTGSRKEHVKITSEPKPGFLERLSETSGGMLIGLVTFLLAFYLLFTNEGRALRTARSLDEGLSLVVPLESIHSVSQQNEGRLVHLAGALSTSKPLFDPSYGLSIQAVKLKRNVEMYQWVEYEDSKEYEENGEIKKETKYSYDTEWKSEVVNSRNFDREIGHKNPSAMAVESFTAVSSNVQVGSFVLSKGLVDKIDDFKQLSLSHLEDPHADVTRRGDYFYHSDNPRRPEVGDLRVSFFYAGLSGDDPHLGSAAKVTVIARQRGDQLVPYHTKSGDVLEILYPGDLSVEEVFQKEQEGNTMKTWALRAAGWLSMFVGISLMTRIFYTLVDWFPVVRDLVSVGLKAFALCVASSLSLLTISVGWLFYRPLWALLLALLSAVPILVARSRVPPKKQQ; this comes from the exons ATGTCGAGGAAC ttctctgacacaggcagcagaaaagagCATGTTAAAATCACAAGTGAGCCCAAACCAGGGTTCCTGGAGCGACTCAGTGAGACTTCTGGAGGCATGTTGATTGGACTTGTGACATTTCTTCTGGCTTTCTACCTTCTTTTTACCAATGAA GGACGAGCTTTAAGGACAGCCAGGTCTCTCGATGAGGGGCTTTCTCTTGTGGTCCCTCTTGAGAGCATCCACAGTGTCTCTCAGCAGAATGAGGGGAGACTGGTGCACTTGGCTGGAGCTCTGAGTACATCTAAG CCTTTGTTTGACCCCAGCTATGGGCTCTCCATCCAAGCTGTCAAACTTAAGCGTAATGTGGAAATGTACCAGTGGGTAGAATATGAAGATTCCAA GGAATATGAGGAGAATGGTGAGATTAAGAAAGAGACAAAGTATTCATACG ATACAGAGTGGAAATCAGAAGTTGTGAACAGCAGAAACTTCGATCGAGAAATTGGACACAAAAACCCGAG TGCCATGGCTGTGGAGtctttcactgctgtttcttCTAATGTCCAGGTTGGCAGCTTTGTTCTTTCCAAGG GTCTCGTGGATAAAATTGATGATTTCAAGCAGTTGAGTTTGTCACACCTGGAGGATCCCCATGCTGATGTTACCCGCAGAGGAGATTACTTCTATCACAGCGACAACCCCAGGCGGCCAGAA GTGGGAGACCTTCGTGTCTCCTTTTTCTATGCAGGTCTGAGTGGAGATGATCCTCATTTAGGCTCTGCTGCTAAG GTGACTGTGATTGCTCGGCAGCGAGGTGATCAGCTGGTTCCATATCATACCAAGTCTGGAGATGTTCTGGAGATTCTGTACCCTGGGGACCTCTCTGTGGAG GAGGTGTttcagaaggagcaggagggtAACACCATGAAGACCTGGGCCCTCCGTGCAGCTGGCTGGCTCTCAATGTTTGTGGGCATCAGCTTGATGACACGAATCTTTTACACGTTAG TGGACTGGTTTCCCGTTGTGAGGGACCTGGTTAGCGTTGGCTTGAAGGCGTTTGCGCTGTGCGTGGCCAGCTCGCTGTCCCTGCTGACCATCTCTGTGGGCTGGCTCTTCTACCGCCCGCTCTGGGCCCTGCTCCTCGCCCTGCTCTCCGCAGTCCCCATCCTGGTGGCCAGGTCCCGTGTTCCACCCAAGAAGCAGCAGTGA